The following proteins are encoded in a genomic region of Lactiplantibacillus plantarum:
- a CDS encoding LysR family transcriptional regulator, producing the protein MNLDHLRYFVALSRTENYTQTAKLLHITQPSLTKAIHSLEAELNIDLFQKAGRSVTLTPAGKVFASDVESALLLLDKSVTNIKRFDQQKAPIRIAALRTLSIKWLPDIAQRFLQLSPHAAVQFQFNTDTGLSPDILNGLRNNKYDVAFCSKMDHFSDIEFFPVAEQTMVCITPTTHPLANRSSINLAETLAYPQITFSQRSGLHPIMQKLFNDCGGQPISAYAVEEDQAIAGLVASGFGIAVVPNMSILQTMPVKIIPLSFPTWQRILYMGTLKHRTPQPAVEEFITFVRDQSKTLSVNNI; encoded by the coding sequence ATGAATTTGGATCATTTACGATACTTCGTCGCATTATCAAGAACTGAAAACTATACACAAACTGCCAAGCTGTTACATATTACACAACCAAGTTTAACTAAAGCCATACACTCCTTAGAAGCAGAATTGAACATTGATCTCTTTCAAAAAGCCGGACGTAGTGTTACTTTAACTCCTGCTGGTAAGGTTTTCGCTAGTGATGTCGAATCCGCACTCCTACTACTCGACAAAAGTGTGACTAATATTAAACGTTTTGATCAACAAAAAGCCCCCATTCGTATTGCCGCACTCCGAACACTAAGTATTAAGTGGTTGCCAGATATTGCCCAGCGTTTTCTTCAACTAAGCCCCCATGCCGCTGTCCAATTTCAATTCAACACTGATACTGGCCTGTCCCCAGATATTCTGAACGGTTTACGTAACAACAAATATGATGTTGCTTTTTGCTCAAAGATGGATCACTTTAGCGATATCGAGTTTTTTCCCGTCGCTGAACAAACTATGGTTTGCATCACACCAACTACACACCCACTGGCAAACCGCTCCAGTATCAATTTGGCAGAAACATTAGCCTATCCCCAAATCACTTTTTCGCAACGCAGTGGACTTCATCCAATTATGCAAAAACTATTTAACGACTGTGGCGGTCAACCCATTAGTGCATATGCCGTAGAAGAAGATCAGGCCATCGCCGGTTTAGTGGCCAGCGGTTTTGGAATTGCCGTTGTACCTAATATGTCTATTCTTCAAACCATGCCAGTCAAGATTATTCCATTGTCATTTCCAACATGGCAACGAATTTTGTACATGGGTACCCTTAAGCACCGTACACCTCAACCCGCTGTTGAAGAGTTCATCACCTTCGTTCGTGATCAAAGCAAAACACTCTCTGTTAACAATATTTAA